The sequence GTAGGACGCTCCATTACCATAATTCCTTTAGAGCCGAAAAAAGACTACCCACGCCCATAGCTACACCTTCCGACATAACAGTTGCAGAAGACCCCCGCGATGATAGAGCCCTTAAAAACGTGAATATCACCATTTGAAGCAGAACGTACCGATCGTACTCGGCGTATCACTAGGAAAAACCGCTACCGGTGGAGCCAAAACAGAAGCAGGATTACTAAAAAATTGGTCAATCAACTCCGAAGTCAAACCAGCAGTCTTCTTCCTCGCATCATCCCAATCAGTCGGATTCCAACGCCGCAACCCCACCATCCTCGTAGAAACCAAAGCCGGATAACACTGATACCAACCACCAAAAGGAGCCCCCACCGCCCCACGATGAAGCACCGCACTACGAAACGAAGCAGACAGATTCGCACCCAAAAGCGGATAAATATGCCGATACCAACCACTAATCACATGATGCCAAAACACCCGGCCATCTATCCCCACCATCACAATCTCATACCGATTCCTACCAATCACCCGCGCCCACAAACACGCAAACGGACCATACTTAGCCACAGTCCGCTGCACAAACTGATACCCACGATGATTACCAATCAAAAAACCGACCAATGCACCCCCACTCCACGACCAGATAATCCAGGGGGACACATAATCACGTAATGCCAACGCAATCGGCAAAGTCACACCAAACCCAACCCAAAACATCACCACATTCCACACAACGTTAGGTAACCTCACCAACGTCGCATAATACAAACACAACAAAGCAAACGTCACAGCCGGAACCACCTTAAACCAGCTCTCGGCCTGACACGTAGGAACAACCACCCCAATCACCGACAAAACCAACGTTAAAACCCACTCAACCAACATAAACTTCGACAAATCCGGCGCAGAAGGAACCCCCATATCACGCTTACCACGCCAATCATGAACCATCTCAAACCACAACGCAGACAAACACCTACGCCGTAAAACCTCATCATCAAGTTCCAACGCATAAATCAACATATCAACATACGAACGCGGATCAACCTCAGAAAAAACCGCATCAGACAAGAAAATCCTCACATACCGCAAATTCTTCCGAGCCCTAAACCTATCCCCCGCCCGCAAAGCATCCAACACCTCATCAAAAAGACCTTGAACCTTCACCTCATCAAAATTCAACCGACCAGCACCCAACCGAGCAAACCACCACTGCCCCAACACCGGATGAACCGCCCGATACTGCAACCGAGCACACTCAACCATCACCCGCTCAACACACACAATCTCCAACCCAAACTCACTCACCATGAAACACCCCAAACGGCAAATCGATATTCCTAACATCTCTACTAATCACTGGAGAATCGGGCGAAGCCTGATAAGAGAAAGTCACAATCTCTCTCCCCTTTTCCCATTTATCAACATTCACAGACTTTACTGAACCAGTATGAAGGTAATCCTCACCCAGAGCATAGATACTATCTGGAGCAAGCGTAGAGGTACGCGGGTCATAACCGAAATTAGGTTTCCTTATAAAATCATCAATCTTATCTTCCACAGCGTTATTAAAAGAGTACGGTGAAAGTCCATACAAGGGCCCATACCGGTTCATTCCTCTAGTCTCAATTCCCACCACACCTGAACGCGTGATCAACGCAGTGGGTGAAAACAAGGCACCCTTAACCTCTTCACCAAAAGAACCCGTCTGTATACCAAACGCATCTTTTATAGGCTTCTCAACAACCGTGCTAACCACATCTTCAGCGCTCTCTTTCAAGAACTTAGAACCATACACAATAGGCTTTTGCAACAATTTCCGGCCATTTTCACCCAGATTCTGGAACAGCTTTTGAGACCCTGCATTTAGACTGGTCTTCGCAATCAAAGGAGAAAGAAACTTCATTCCTGCCCCAACCCCTGTACCAACCAACGTAGTAATTCCAACACTAATCCAATCTACGGTTCCACCATTGAGTTGTTGGAAGGTAGCATCAACACCAGCACCAAACAGTGCTGCGCCAGCTGGCCCGCCAATACCTGTGAACATTATTACCCCACCTGCAACCATCAGCCCAAGACCAGCTAGAGTGTTCCAACTCCAAAAGTTCTCTTTCGCGCGAGTGAAAAAGCTCCTCTGGTCAATCGTTTGTGAGTAGGCCTGCATTTGTTGGTCAGTTACGGGTTTGAGACCATAAGGATCAGATAGGTTAAGCGGATTATTAGCAGCATAATTATAAGGACTAGTCTCCCACACAACACCAGCCGGAGCAGATAATGGATCTTGAGAAAGAAAGCTCACGGTAGCCGAGTCGTAGATCCTCGCCCCCATCCAATCAAGCCCATTAATACGCAAACTAGCCCCAGCAAGACTCACCCCATCTGGCAACAACCCCGTAAGATACTCCGGACTGGCTCCGGTAAAAGTGTAAGGATTTAACACGCTAGTAGAAGCATTCGGCCGCCAACCATGGGCTTCCTGATATTCACTTTTCAAAGAGGTACTATCCGGAGTGAGGTATTGGCCTCCAGGCAGACTAAGAACCGGATCTAAACCAATACCCGTTACCGCTGGCATCACGCTAGCATAATCCCACTCAATACTGGCGTCATTAATACCAGTAAGGTATCCAAGCGCATCCACTATTAAACGTTTAGTATCGGCTAGCATATCCGGACCAGTGAAATTAACACTTTCCAGAAAGCCGTTTAAACCCCACGTGTAGGTAGTGGACTGCCCCAGCGAGTTTTCTTGACTGGTTCTTTGCCCAATCTTGTTATAAGTGTAAACAGTCTCTACCGCACCAACCCCATCATTGCTACCAACAGTAGTAGTGGTGTAGGTTAACTGCGAGGCTTGGTTATATGTGAAAAACTCGCTAACTGCTTCACTACCAGAACGGTATGTACTAGTAGTTAAACGCCCACTTTTATCGTAAATCCACCGACGCGATTGCCCACTACTAGTTCGCATGCTCGTTAACTGGTTGGCCTCATCATAGGAATACTCAATCATTTCCGAGACAGTTTTCACGCTTGCCACTCGCCCAAAAGCATCACGGCTAATCAGAGTAACATCCTGGGCCTCACCAGGTTTTTCAGTGGCATGCTTAGTAACGAAACCATTATCCCACACCCACTCGTGCGAACTATCACCGGCTTTGATATGTGTAAGATTCCCGGCTTTATCGTATGAGAAGAATGCCTGACCCAGCAAAGGATGATCAATACTAGCTAGCTGCCTGCTAACGTCGTACTCATAACGGGTCTCAATTCCTAGCTCGCTCACATACTTAACACGCTGACCGTCCTTATTGTAAAACCACTCAGCCTTACGCCTACCGCCGTCGTTACTAAACGTGGTTTTACTAGCTAACTGTCCTAGCCGAGTATAAACAAGCGTATGGGTGAGCGGATCAGAACTTTCGGCGTTAGTGTAATCAAATAACGTGATAGTGCGACTGAGCATATCAGTTTCTACTTTGAATAACAGCCGCCCATTAGCATAGGCCTCACTCAAGCGCCCGTTAGTATCATAAGCATAAGTAAAACTAGTACCCTGAGCATCCACCATAGCGTGAACTCGGCCAGCTTTATCATACTCAGCTCTAGTAGTGTTACCTAACGGGTCTACTACCTGGATCAGATTACCTGCCTGATCATAAGCATAAGTATGTATCCCGCCAGCGGGATTAACCATTCGAACAAGCCTGCCTACAGCATCGTACTCATACCGGCTAGCTCCGCCCAACCCGTTAATAGCCTTAATAAGTTGCCCTGCCTTATCGTATGTAAACCAACGCGGGCCACCGAGACTATCGCGCGTGAAAATCAACCGCCCAGCTTTATCATATTTGCGTTCTACAACACCTTGGCCTGGCACAACAGCTTTTACGAGTCTACCCACTTTATCGTAAACATAGCTCGATTCATCCCCTACCGGGTTAATCACTTTGATCAAACGAGAATCCGCGTCATACTCACACCGATATATTCCCCCATTTGGAGCAATAACAGTAGCTAGCCTGCCGCACACATCATATGTGTAACTCGTGACCAACCCCTGCGCAGAGGCATGAGCAACCACCCGGCCGGCAAGATCACGGGTCAGGATAGTTAAACCACCATCAGTATCAAGGAACTCCACTGGCTGACCAGCCCGGTTATAAGTGACAATCTCCGCATCCCCAGATATATCAACAGTCTTCACCGGACGCCCGAACTCGTCAAACTCCACAACCCCATCAGTCTTACCCGAACTATCATAGCTAGCTATCCGACCAATAATGGGACTACCAGTAACTGTGGCCTTAACTCCTTCCGGATCAACCACACCCGCAAAATTTCCCAACTTATCCCACTGATAAGTCCAGCTACTACCAGAGGGGTCTGTGAAAGACTTCAGCCGCGAAAGCCCATCATACGTAAAAGCATACTCAGCCCCATCAGGAAGCTTGATGGCTTGCACATTGCCCAAATCATCAAACTCTTGAACCGTGGCCCGACCTAACCCGTCAACGGCTTTAACTAGCTTGCCGTGCGGCCCATACTCAAAAGATTGTACTGCACCGATTGGATCAGTATTCTTCACCAACCGACCGGCCTTATCGTAGTGATAGGTCCACTCTCCGCCTTCAGCATCAACCATTTTCTCAAGTAGCCCTGCAGAACTGTAGGAAAACTCAGTAACAAAACCCAGTGGACTAATTGTCTTAACCACATGACCTGCCGCATCGCGTTCCATGGACGCAACAGCTCCCTGACCGTTAACTACTGAGATCAAATCGCCATGAACATCATAATCGAACCCGAGTCGCACACCTTCTGGATCAACCACCGAAACTAACAAGCCATCACGCCAGACAAGCTCACTAACCCCGCCGAGTGGATCAACAATCCGGCACGGATTCAAACACGTATCATCAGCATACTCGTAGCTAACTGTTCCTCCAACACTATTAGAAACCTCTACGATGCGATCAAACTCGTCCCATTTATAAGACACGTACGCTTTAGACGGCAACACCTCACGCACCAGACGGGAACGCTCATCATACAAACGCACCCGTTGATTGCCGTCCCGGTCCCGAACCATCACAAGGTTATCCCACCGGTCATAAGACATCGATTGACGCTGATCGTCAC is a genomic window of Arcanobacterium phocae containing:
- a CDS encoding DUF6531 domain-containing protein encodes the protein MNWLRVVGEAFASAGSGSGIASLSDQAISQVLQSYNVDCVREDLDISSPTMAGIDPKTGYIEDPVNSATGNFVEPELDLSFVGSAAGLGLSRLYNSVGSLNGRGGVFGPGWSSVLDQVLELDDDEHVGWVMADGRLVPFGLVGDGLVRAVRDSFWVCRTGVDTVRNGWLKDQIANIVGVDAIVWLVSDNAGGQWYFTETGMWLGESRGAGSGLFVDRDDAGFVVGILSERGRSMKISYTSDGLVERVGSDDGREVCYVYDAQSRLVRVDGLSGSREYVWDGLLITQVVDAAGVVECVNVYDNKGRVTSQVTEFGRRVKYVYLPGNITVVSDGDGGRANTWIANAYGHTVGVIDSDDQRQSMSYDRWDNLVMVRDRDGNQRVRLYDERSRLVREVLPSKAYVSYKWDEFDRIVEVSNSVGGTVSYEYADDTCLNPCRIVDPLGGVSELVWRDGLLVSVVDPEGVRLGFDYDVHGDLISVVNGQGAVASMERDAAGHVVKTISPLGFVTEFSYSSAGLLEKMVDAEGGEWTYHYDKAGRLVKNTDPIGAVQSFEYGPHGKLVKAVDGLGRATVQEFDDLGNVQAIKLPDGAEYAFTYDGLSRLKSFTDPSGSSWTYQWDKLGNFAGVVDPEGVKATVTGSPIIGRIASYDSSGKTDGVVEFDEFGRPVKTVDISGDAEIVTYNRAGQPVEFLDTDGGLTILTRDLAGRVVAHASAQGLVTSYTYDVCGRLATVIAPNGGIYRCEYDADSRLIKVINPVGDESSYVYDKVGRLVKAVVPGQGVVERKYDKAGRLIFTRDSLGGPRWFTYDKAGQLIKAINGLGGASRYEYDAVGRLVRMVNPAGGIHTYAYDQAGNLIQVVDPLGNTTRAEYDKAGRVHAMVDAQGTSFTYAYDTNGRLSEAYANGRLLFKVETDMLSRTITLFDYTNAESSDPLTHTLVYTRLGQLASKTTFSNDGGRRKAEWFYNKDGQRVKYVSELGIETRYEYDVSRQLASIDHPLLGQAFFSYDKAGNLTHIKAGDSSHEWVWDNGFVTKHATEKPGEAQDVTLISRDAFGRVASVKTVSEMIEYSYDEANQLTSMRTSSGQSRRWIYDKSGRLTTSTYRSGSEAVSEFFTYNQASQLTYTTTTVGSNDGVGAVETVYTYNKIGQRTSQENSLGQSTTYTWGLNGFLESVNFTGPDMLADTKRLIVDALGYLTGINDASIEWDYASVMPAVTGIGLDPVLSLPGGQYLTPDSTSLKSEYQEAHGWRPNASTSVLNPYTFTGASPEYLTGLLPDGVSLAGASLRINGLDWMGARIYDSATVSFLSQDPLSAPAGVVWETSPYNYAANNPLNLSDPYGLKPVTDQQMQAYSQTIDQRSFFTRAKENFWSWNTLAGLGLMVAGGVIMFTGIGGPAGAALFGAGVDATFQQLNGGTVDWISVGITTLVGTGVGAGMKFLSPLIAKTSLNAGSQKLFQNLGENGRKLLQKPIVYGSKFLKESAEDVVSTVVEKPIKDAFGIQTGSFGEEVKGALFSPTALITRSGVVGIETRGMNRYGPLYGLSPYSFNNAVEDKIDDFIRKPNFGYDPRTSTLAPDSIYALGEDYLHTGSVKSVNVDKWEKGREIVTFSYQASPDSPVISRDVRNIDLPFGVFHGE